Proteins encoded together in one Bos indicus isolate NIAB-ARS_2022 breed Sahiwal x Tharparkar chromosome 3, NIAB-ARS_B.indTharparkar_mat_pri_1.0, whole genome shotgun sequence window:
- the SRSF11 gene encoding serine/arginine-rich splicing factor 11 isoform X5 — protein MSTVDPKLNHVAAGLVSPSLKSDTSSKEIEEAMKRVREAQSLISAAIEPDKKEEKRRHSRSRSRSRRRRTPSSSRHRRSRSRSRRRSHSKSRSRRRSKSPRRRRSHSRERGRRSRSTSKNRDKKKEDKEKKRSKTPPKSYSTARRSRSASSLHICCSRERRRRRSRSGTRSPKKPRSPKRKLSRSPSPRRHKKEKKKDKDKERSRDERERSTSKKKKSKDKEKERERKSESDKDVKQVTRDYDEEEQGYDSEKEKKEEKKPAEPGSPKKECSVEKGTGDSLRESKVNGDDHHEEDMDMSD, from the exons ATGAGTACTGTTGATCCCAA ATTGAATCATGTCGCTGCTGGTCTTGTTTCACCAAGTCTGAAATCAGATACCTCtagtaaagaaatagaggaagccATGAAGAGAGTACGAGAAGCACAGTCCCTAATTTCTGCTGCTATAGAACCAG ataagaaagaagaaaaacgaAGACACTCAAGGTCAAGATCACGTTCTAGGAGGAGGAGGACTCCCTCGTCTTCTAGGCACAG GCGGTCAAGAAGCAGATCAAGAAGGCGATCACATTCTAAGTCAAGGAGTAGACGACGATCCAAAAGTCCAAGACGGAGAAGATCTCATTCCAGAGAGAGGGGTAGAAGGTCAAGGAGCACGTCAAAAAACAG agataaaaagaaagaagacaaagaaaagaaacgtTCCAAAACGCCACCAAAAAGTTATAGCACAGCCAGACGTTCCAGAAGTGCTAGCAG TTTGCACATTTGTTGTTCTAGAGAGAGACGACGACGAAGAAGCAGAAGTGGCACAAGATCTCCTAAAAAGCCTAGGTCTCCCAAAAGAAAATTGTCTCGCTCACCATCCCCTAGAAG AcataaaaaggagaagaagaaagataaagacaaagaaagaagcagagatgAAAGAGAGCGATCTACaagcaagaagaagaaaagtaaagataaggaaaaagaaCGGGAAAGAAAATCAGAGAGTGATAAAGATGTAAAA CAGGTTACACGGGACTACGATGAAGAGGAACAGGGGTATGACAgcgagaaggagaaaaaggaagagaagaaaccaGCAGAACCAGGTTCTCCTAAAAAAGAATGTTCTGTGGAAAAGGGAACTGGTGATTCACTAAGAGAGTCCAAAGTGAATGGGGATGATCATCATGAAGAAGACATGGATATGAGTGACTGA